One Elaeis guineensis isolate ETL-2024a chromosome 10, EG11, whole genome shotgun sequence genomic window carries:
- the LOC105050550 gene encoding uncharacterized protein, translated as MNFRSLEEFWAYYVSQHSKASTRRWHFFGTLSALLCLLSSLLLLNPWLLLLAPFFGYGLAWYSHVFVERNAPVTFSHPFWSLLCDLKMFGLMLTGRMDREIKRLGKRPVLQAF; from the coding sequence ATGAACTTCCGGAGCCTGGAGGAGTTCTGGGCGTATTATGTGAGCCAGCACTCCAAGGCGTCGACCCGGCGGTGGCATTTCTTCGGCACCCTCTCCGCACTCctctgcctcctctcctccctcctcctcctcaacCCGTGGCTCCTCCTCCTCGCCCCTTTCTTTGGTTACGGCCTCGCCTGGTACAGCCACGTCTTCGTGGAGCGCAACGCCCCCGTCACTTTCTCCCACCCTTTCTGGTCCCTCCTCTGCGACCTCAAGATGTTCGGCCTCATGCTCACCGGCCGGATGGACCGCGAGATCAAGCGCCTAGGCAAGAGGCCCGTCCTTCAGGCCTTCTGA